GGAATGTAATTTTAATACGCTTTCCAATGCATGCTCATTTTTTGCGTTAATATTTAAACACAAGACATTTTGGTTGCATGAGGGTACAGGGGCAGTATTCTGATTAATTGTAACCAGAGTTGATGTACATATAACTATACTTTCCTGCAGGAAGTGAAAGATATCAACGAAGGTTGCCTGTTAAGAGTGGAAAATCAGCCACACAAACCATCTTGTTCGTTTTCCATGCTTTCAAGCTACTTTTCATGTGGGAAACTGAAACTTGTAATTTGCAACCATACAAGCATCCAAACACCTCACCGACTCCATCAAATCCTACTCTGTCCTCTCTAACTACCCGCTTAGCAAACTAATAATAGCTATATTCTCCTGTCTATGATAACAGATTGTCCGTTCGCCCATGAAACCGCTGACAAGTACTCATTTTTATCTTTCGCCACAAACTTTGTTTAATGTCTGCGTGTGTGACCTTATTTTCCCCCTCTTTGACGTCATGAAGGGAGGATGGCGCATGCGCTACTTTCGGGTAGTGCTACGTAGAGTATTGTGTTGACCAGACCACGTTGTAGTCGGTATGCTTTTGGACATAAGTCTTTAATAATAACCATAATGGAAACAGTGCGGTTCAATGTAATTTGTGAGCATATTATTTTTATCCATTCAAACCCGGGAACAGATCACCGTTCACTTCATTTCACCTGACAAGAGCACCGTGGTCGTTTTATATGAGTttctaagggagcgttcagttattatggccggggatgtgccggcaaattcttcctgcgcgtcagtcaaaataagtgaacccctacccattgcaccaaaaaattgatgaccccgtTTTAAGATgccaaaaatttcatgaccccctccccccattgcttgagtaaagctgcacacactaACACCTCTGGGGATAAAATCCataaaaaaaagattctcagatttttttcaatgacccaacttacaaactcacaaggtgttaatgttcaaatttccccttgtgacttgctataatttgatattatccctcaaagggattggacagaaattaggTGGATTGCattatttttgcgcaagcgtgtgtgtacaaaattttgatattttgatttaattgataatcagctgttgattatgttgattcactttacatggtagtctatgagaaaactatgcaaattttttcaatacaaaactatatctatgcatatatagatatttgataagtTACATAAGcgtacttaattggaatagggttgttaaaacttgtatgtggacaaaaagattgactttagaatttcactaGAAATGTTCGTCCAcgatacatgggagtctatgataaaattgtgaataatttgttttccaatgaaaaacttgctacaCTTGTGCATAttcagacgttcaataattcaCATTAGTGTACTCGATTACAATATGATGGTGAAAGGTGCACActatatgtacaagaaatctgattttggaatttcaccgaaaatggtcatccattatacattgaggaaactatgaataatttttttccaatacaaaaataggtaaacctgtgtatttatgtactcttgattattaatatttgattagactagggtggtaacaaatggatgtgtttgcctgacattggattttggaatttcaccgaaatgtagattcactgttcatgggagtctatgaggaaactatgaataatttttttccattacaaaaataggcaaatctgtgtaattttgtccCCTCGATTAATAATATTAATGTAATTGATTaaactagggtggttacaaatggatatgtacGCAAGACACagaaatgctgattcactatacatgggagtctatgaggacactgtgaaaaattttgtttcaacacAAAACCATCTAAATcctgtatttatagacatttgacaattcattttaaagtcttagttagcctaggatggttaaatgttgatatgtgtgcaagaaatttgattttgaaatttcactgaaatgttgattcactatacattagagtctatgagaaaaatacgaataattttttacaatgctaaactacaTTAATTTGtccttttataggtgtttgataattgatacaaatgtacttgattcaaatagggtgtttgaaagttcagaaGTTGACAACAATTGtggtattggaatttcacctaaaagtccCTTTTCATGGCACTAGTAGTCTATCTgtaggtaactgttaaataatttccctgaccaATCTTGCTATATTTCTATGTgcaagtaataggaattgttcattgccctaaGTGACCTCGATTTACAATAAAGCttagcctcagagttgccaagtcgagatgttcatgtgacagaaaattatacttttgttgagatttacaattaaatgacttcagagaatgaaatcatgcagcgaatcgtttttatctcccagaatatttctgaacactgaaactcttctcgacgggacggatactcatgaaaattaagtgaccccctctgagctgtttgacagatacatgacccccctttccagttttcaaatttaaggttatcccctggattttgccggcccacccctggccgtaataactgaacgctccctaagggGTGGATCACCCATCTTTTGGTAGCTCAATGGATGAACTTACTGAATTACCGATATTGAACTGATTGCGTCGCCTTAAGTCATATCCCGTGAAAAGTGACATAAAGACGTCAAACGTTTCAACGTACTATTCTGTTTGACTTACCGGATTTGTAGTAGCTTAACACGAAAGTATCGTCGTCTctgatttcaaagtttttgttcACGGTGTCGATGGTGTTGCGGTTACAGATTGTTGGAAGCAGGTAGCCAGGCCTGTAGTAGTAGGTCTTCTTGAACGGCGGTTTGTCGTCCATTTTGGATTTAAGACAGCGGATGTATACGAAAGATAAAATGTAGGTATGATTGCGTTGGGTCACAGCTCAAGAATAGAGCACATATGAATTAACTGAATAAGATTCAGTGGGCGTATTTTAAGTGCCTCGTTCAGAAACAGTAAGTTAACCAATCCCAGATAACACTAGAGGTTAAGAGTCAAAGTTCACCTTCTATATTTATTGACCGGACTTCATAGGGTTTAACTACTTTGTACATATAATAAATAAGGCTTGCTTTTTTTACGTCATGAATGTCTTACACGTGGACACCGGGCAATGAATAATACTTATGGTGATACAACATTCTACAAAACATAATACTCTGGCTGATTGTGGGCGTTCACTAAGTCATGTAAAATCGGCACGTCTGTGCATTGTTAACTTTTCTCGGAGAAATGATGAGTTGGAGAACATTTGAATGACGGAATGTCCAAAAAACATCGGATTTATtagggagaattggatctttgaattgatcaaatttatcaaaagtgttgagTGCTTTACAGCTGAAAGTTgccatattacaaattacccatgaaAAACAGGTGTATTGCAAAAAaaggcagatgagcttacattcaGAATAAACTGTACTACACTATCCAATCATCAAACAAATTAGTAACGGTCGTGGTACAAAATTGTCCTCTTCTCGTGTTGTCAACGGCGAATTTAGGCCTTAATATTCGCAACGGTGAAAGTAATAAATTACCATTATAACAATAAGCTATGCTGAGTCCTAATGTTAAGGTCAGAGGCAAGGTCGTGCCTTGATTTCGATACGGTCTATTTAAAAACCATGATTTCTCTCAGGGAAAGTTACACTAAATGGCAAtgatttgaaaaagatttaaataAGATTTATTTGCAATCCGACCAACTAATTTAATTAGACAGTAAAAGaaattaacacaattggaactaatttgggatgattggatagggaagtaatgtcggtttaaatgtaacctcatctgctttgtTTTTGAAGCAACACTTGGTTTtaggagtaatttgtaatttccaACATTCAGCTAAATGGCACCCGATGCTATtacgaaatttgaaaaaatataaagatccaattctcaAAAATTAGTTTTAATTGAGAAGTTGTTCCCATGGTGAATCACTGAGCATTCTCAAAGTTCATTGACCGCTTTTTAAAtcaatttaatgaaaatgttcatgCAACAGCTAAGGCGAAAACTAACTTTTTGACATTCACGAAAACGAATATAACGAATTCTTTGGACAAAGAGTTTACACAATATATATGGAAACCGTGATATTCAAACAGAGCATTTGGTCGGCGTGACAGTCAAGGCAAATCTTCTTTGTCGAAAAAATAACATCATTCAATCGacaaatcatttcaggacaTATTGTCATCACAGAGTGCAAATATAAGATATTCGATAATTGTCttaaactaaaaaaataaaattatcaataatAGTAAActcatcaataattttgcatgatTTTGGGGAAGATTTCGGCATTTCAACTAGGCACATATTATTAGCAATAAAGAGTACAGAAACAAGTTTTTACTTTAAACAGACCATAAGAAGCCTGTAGCATCGAATGTTTAAATGCTAGGCAAAGCAAGATCAAATATAATTTCATGTCACTTCGTCAGTTTTCATCTCTCCCTATCGTTCATTCTTCAAATACACAAAGGTGACGGTCGTTTACATTCGTTTCAGTGCCGGCTGTTTACTGTAGTTGAAGCATCAAGAACCCAGAGAGCTGAATTCGGTCTGAAAATAACTGAACGTTGATCTTTAAATCCAATGTTTTTATCTGAATCctttattttgcaaaactcgCCATGATTCTTCCCGTCACTACAAAGGCAATCAAATGGACAATAGCTGTGATATTGATCAATCTAAAGAAAGTACTACAAAATGCATTTCCGAAAGCAGAGATAGCAAGCCAAATATGATTGATATTGCCTTCAGTAGGGTCCCATAGGttatttaacaatatttgctgatTAGTATCGCATTAAATTGATAGACAGGTGCAGCTTTTAAGGTTTGGTTTTCTTgcattattttcttttgttgaatTGATATGCCAAGCTTTGAATGTCTTTCTAAGAAAAGCCAAATCTTGGAAACGGAAGACTAAAATTGGTACATAACATCTTCATATCCTTTCATTTGCTCCTTGTACACCTTATCGAATGCTTCGCTCTGTGCAACGGTGAAAGTGTTCTTCCAACCACCTACTtgacctgagagagagagagagagagagagagagagagagagagagagagagagagagagagagagagagagagagagagagagagagagagagagagagagagagaggggaggttGAGAAAAGTACTATTACCGTTACGGCAAGCGAACTAATCATTAACTCTCAGCAAATTTTTTGTGTCACTTCCCTTCAATAACCCTGAGTTAATCAATCGGTACTGTTTATACAGATGAATTGAATAAAAATTGATTCGCaaaaaaaacttcagttttgttCAGCATCAAACGTGTGGCGTTTCCCTATAGTAATCAATAAACATATTTAAGAATATGTTGTTGTGATACACCTATTAACTATGTAACACAGCTATAGgcgttttatatatatatatatatatatatatatatatatatatatatatatatatatatatatatataatatatatatatatatataatatatatatcctaTACAGTACCAAACAAATAGATTCTCATTTTAACATCTGAACACGTTTGAGGAAAATTACTGCACATGCCGATTAGAATACCGGTAGTGAAACAGATGTAGACAATTTCTGACAACATGGTAGCCAGTGAATACCACATGACTTATTGCTATCATTGCTAGTATACCTCAGACAAGGAACAACGGATATATTTGCACTAACAGTTACACTGAGTAAACTTTATCATCAACTTTCCTGATTGGTGTACTTTTCTAACATATTGACATTAAAGCTTGCCTCACCttttctttgccactgcacttttggttttgtttctCCGTCCTTCCCACTCTCTCCACTGTTGTGCCCATTCGGGAAAAAGAACTCCGGATTCACTGCCCGTTCGTTCCTTTCCTTCATCACCTGGAAACTTGTTGAGTGCACCACGGCATCCAGTTGTTCCTCGGTTAGTGGTCGGCTAATGAAATCAGCAATCTTCCTTATTGCCTGTTTCGGATCCTAATTCAATCGGAACATTTGTGTCACAGAAAGACGGCACTGAGTGCTTGCCATGCATTTAATACTGCTCCTCTCCATAGCACTTACTTGTCTTTCACAATTACAGGTTCACATTCCCAAAAATTGCTTAGTTTGAACATGAATAATCTGCTTTCAAAATACCTCGTAATTTATCACGATTTATCTTGAATCCAAGATAGTGATTCATGGGGCTGAACAATCCTaataaatttgccaataaaGCGATTTGGCGTTCTGTTCTCACTATATAGAGATACGGATAAACGTTTTAACTCTGTTGTATTACTCTAATTATTGCTTGTGATGCTGAagatgatgatagtgatgataGTGGCAACGATGaatatattgatgatgatgacgatgaatatgaatattatgatgatggtgatgatgatgatggtgaagacgatgatgatgactacgtcagtgttgatgatgatgaagaggaGGAAGAGGAGGAGAAGGAAGACCATACTGAAGGAAGACCATACTCATGGAGAAATGGACAAAGAACGGAAAAGAGAGGGAATATTACATCACGTTATGAGGATATTTGTTTGAAACTGTAAGTTGAAAACAAACCGCTTTCATGTCTTCAAAGGTCAACCAAAGCATCCATGCCTCTTGTTTGTACTTGGACCACTTCTTGTAAAAGTCCCAAACTGCACCACAAATAGCTGGAGTGAAATAATATTAAAGtttgcaccattttacaagctaTTTATGGACATCGGTACAAGCTACTTCTTTCCAAGCGATGCTTACTGGCTACAACATAAGGACCTAGACACAGAAAAAAACACCGAAAACAGCTCGGTAATTCAAATATAATGGGATCTCAGGatataaaaaaaagaaacttaCAGTTTCCTTTTATGTACTCTTCGCATAACAGCTCCCAAGGACATGGACTTAGGAAAGGAATGGAGTGATGCCAATGATAGAGTGATACGACAGCGTCTTTTGGGTTTCTGCTTACAAACACAGTCTgaaatattgtgatatttggaaAGTTAACATTTTTAGCAGCCTATGTTATTTACGGTGTATTTAAATATGAACAAcgttttctaaaaaaaaatcttcataattCTAGCAATATGAATGCCGGCGTTCAGAAAGACTCATGCTGTGGCGTGTAGATGTCTTTATTTTCGCAAGAGCGGCATTTGTAAAGTGATAAGCGCGCTGATCAAAGCCTGTGTAGAAAATGCTGTGGAACTTCATGTAGACTTCATGCAAATACTCTAAGAAACATTCAACGGAGGATTAAAATTCGTACTTTCGGTTTTTTCTGAAAGAACTGAGTCGGCATGTATTCGGGTAGCACATGCGTCGATAGAACCCGGGGTGAGGGCGTGTCCTTGATAAAATCCTCTATAAACGATTTTGGGCAGAAGACGTTCTCTTCGACCAGGTCGGGATGGTCTGCAGGTCCAAATTCCAATGTAGCCAGCTTTTTGTAAAACTCAACCGACTCCAAATATTCTAGGTCATCCACATGAAGAATTGCCTTCAACATCTCATTTGTCCAGGCCGTACCTGTTGAGGTCACCAAGGATTGTTAATGTGGCAGGCAATTAACATTTTGCCCTGTTAGATAACTTAGCACAGAAACCGCATTACGGTGGCACGTATCTTTACAATTCAGAAATCAGTTTAACACCTCCCGATCGTTTTCGCTCTAAAACCTCCCGAACTTTTTCGCTCTAAACATGTTTTGATTTCGGATACTACTCTGACAGACGAAACGTAAATATATGGAAATAACGACGGATTTAGTCTGTCAACAGAAATCCGGCTTTTTTGAAACACATTGTACGAGtaattttaaattcaaacaactaCATTTGGAGAGTGACGCGTATGTGATGCCCAAGAGTCACGATGAAGGCTTTTCAATCTCTCAAAACCTAGATAAaattaaggcagtatgcgcctcgaaagtgaatgacttaaactttcgtTCAAACTTTAGTTGACTAATTTCTTgaccattctctttcagaatcaagaataaaaatggggaGTAGTCACAGTGCAATTTTGGTACTGTAGAAACAATCAAATTAgctaagatttaccgatatgttAAATTAAAACTGGCCGCCATTAATGTGTTAACACTATGTagtaaatataattttcgattttcgaaaaacttagaGGGTGAAcacttttcttacaccaaaagaTATATGCAATGAGTGCCTCCCAcgggtggtagatcagaaatgaaCTGTAAAAGCTCGATAGTTCAAATATCTGGCCCCGAATTAAACGGTTTTTCCCCGCGAACGGGTAAGTTAAGTTATGCTCACCAGACTTTGCGTAGGTTACCAGGAAGGTATCGTCGTCCCTGATTTCCAAGTTTTTATACACGCCATCGATAGTGTTGCGGCTGAAGATCGCCGGCAGAAGATAGTTAGGTCGATAGTAATACGTCTTCTTGAATGGTGGTTTCACGTCCATATTGCTTTGTCCGGGAATGTAGACAGCAAGAGATTACGAAGAAAGGAGCTATGATATGTGGTGAAAAGTAGTCTCTGTGTACTTTTGGCAGGTGCACACCCGTATATATTTCCCCCGCTGTGGACAACATTTACGTGGGCGGTCCAGTATCTGTCAGACAGTTTAATTACAACTAATATCGCAGGGCTATTGTGATGGCAAGTTGTTGTGTTACAAGAAAGTTATTCATTTATAAAAGTCCCGTTAGACGAAATTTCTTGACCACGTGATCCCAACGAATTTCCAAATATTATACGTTACACTGGACTTTTGTCGATGAAGGCATGTAAATTCGAGCATTGCTCTATATGTCCTGGGTTTCTTGTGTTAGTATCACTGTTCTGAACAGATGAAACCTGTCAAGTGACAATGCCGTTGGCTATCAGAGGGCTGTTGTCTGCGAAAATGCCTACAGTGAACCATGGAGCGTTATCATTGGGGAGGTGACCGTACATCTAAATGCAAAAACGTGTGATGTACAGACAAGCCAGCCATGTTGATACCATTAGACACAGAGCGATCAAACAGCAAACTTCTTACAGAGAAGCTGTTCTATGAACAACTAATATTTTGCGGGCAAATTGATCGGTTGTTCTAATGACGAAGATTGAGGGACAGGCTTGATAACAAAATTGGAAACGCATGCACAAAGGCTGAAAAATTTTCGCCAATGACAATTGGAAGTAACATGGCCCAGCTTCCCGCACGTTTAGGAAAACGAACTTATCCTTTGGCCTAATCCGAATCCTACGGGCAGAATGTGCCCCGAGGACAGATATCCGGGCTTTCAAACATTTGCTATATTCGTTTGGCCTACCACTCttggaggctcattttgaagcttatagagtgaaagtcttgaaattcaaattgcatCTTAAACTGTAATCACAATTTCAAATACAATGTAAATATAAAGTTTAAAGTACAACAAGTGTATTAAATCTGATCATAATATTAATTCTTCTGTCATGAGGTTCTGAATGCTTGAGCTACACTAAAACCAATATACATTTCTCAATCTAAAATCATCACTGTAGCTTCTGAACTTTCATGAAAAGAGGATGTACTCTTGTATTGGCCCTTTCAGGCCATTAcatattatgcaaattgtaaacttGCACACAGTACAAAGCAGCCCTTGCCTTGTTTATTCATTACACTTGCAAGATTTATTCTTGCCTAAGTGAGGCTCCTAAAATATGACAGTTGTTAATCGTCTCGAACTCATTTAAGGTCTTTAGGGGCCGGCCAGAAGATAACATCAATcatgtcattgaaaatgcaaaggGACGTCTTCTCTTGAGTGAACCTTAGCCCTTGAGTGATAAATTAGTCTTCTGTGTTCACGGGTGCATGCAGCAACTGTATCACCCctattgtaacaatcaacccaatttttAAGAAAAGTCAACCCCATATGGGGTTAGTATGATTTCTctcagaaaataagatttttaaatagttttgaccgaaattggtgaaaattgctacgaaacaaacttttggcatgtatatGAACGACTTGAtttatcttacgagtaggcctcttatccctaggaacctgtacaaatttaatctaacgagcagtttcagaaaaaatgagtttcgacaaagaaaaaaggaaaattgcccaaacataaaaatatgcatatttcatcaagattccAACAAATATGGCCAAGCTTTTGAAacttaggttttgttacaaattgggttaacttttgttacaaaatgagttagtgttacaaatagggttgattgttacaaatagggttgacatgtcacccctatttgtaacaatcaaccctattagTAACAAAAACAGTTCCAGCAAAAATGGGTTTCGACATGAAAATAGGgatgattgttacaaataggggtgatacagcAACGCCTAATGAGTGTTTCGTGAATTATAcattaattaagcaataaactaCACCCCGACGCTATACCATGACATATCTGCAAGAGCGATAACGGGTGACTTTATGAAGTGAATTGGTCAAGATCTCGTGGTATACCTATTGCTGTCAAGGTCTATTGCTATTATACTATGATATCGAATCGAAATTCTGGCGTAAAACGTCAAAAAGACAATTATTCTCTAGCTGAGACCTCGTGCCTATTCCAATCGTTCCATTTTGCGAATATAGCTAAGTTACAGTATTTCCACgtttcgaccaatcagatcgcagtatgGCGACATCAATATACtgctatgatataatatgaaaTAATATTATGTTAACATTTCCCGAAGAAAAAAATGTACCGATTAAATTTTGCCCACAAAATTCTCTAGTGACATGTGTTGCAGGCTATGCCAGACAGCCTTCTGCTTTCCcgagaatgaatgaatgaataaataaatgtatgaatgaatggatgaatataattttcattcaccttttattaaaattgtcatcaatgcatttatttatttgactaATGACGATAGCAAAACAAATAACACActctaaaaataaaacaaatttattgttttgtaCAAACATGTCACCTCGTATCAAACGCTCCAAGAGCTCTCTTATGGTAAGCGTGATATCACATTGGAGCATGTGATCGGCGCTGTGTACATCAAGCGAAGGATTCTTTCATGAGTGGcagtaaatgtaataatctcaatGAATGCAACATCAAGAGTAATTGtgataccagatat
Above is a window of Ptychodera flava strain L36383 chromosome 19, AS_Pfla_20210202, whole genome shotgun sequence DNA encoding:
- the LOC139118689 gene encoding sulfotransferase 1A1-like; its protein translation is MDVKPPFKKTYYYRPNYLLPAIFSRNTIDGVYKNLEIRDDDTFLVTYAKSGTAWTNEMLKAILHVDDLEYLESVEFYKKLATLEFGPADHPDLVEENVFCPKSFIEDFIKDTPSPRVLSTHVLPEYMPTQFFQKKPKTVFVSRNPKDAVVSLYHWHHSIPFLSPCPWELLCEEYIKGNSICGAVWDFYKKWSKYKQEAWMLWLTFEDMKADPKQAIRKIADFISRPLTEEQLDAVVHSTSFQVMKERNERAVNPEFFFPNGHNSGESGKDGETKPKVQWQRKGQVGGWKNTFTVAQSEAFDKVYKEQMKGYEDVMYQF